A stretch of DNA from Cannabis sativa cultivar Pink pepper isolate KNU-18-1 chromosome X, ASM2916894v1, whole genome shotgun sequence:
TGAGAAGGTTTagagtaggggtgttcataaaataaccgatccaatccaatccgcacgatccaatccaatccaatccgcaaagtgcggatatccgcacttgtgcggattggattggaaaattGAAAATCTGCatttgtgcggattggatgttgattgacatgtaaaagtaaccgatccaatccaatccacatatttataaaaaaaataaaaaattatatatacaaatagcattttaatgtaaagaaaatagtaatttaaaagtttaatacatataatacaattatattactacttaatagatcaaatgtatattctattcttatatatatttttttaacatacaatttaaaataaaattaaatattttttatacgtaattttttttttcttcctttgaatttattatttgttattttatttattttaatgtgttgttggagATATAAAATGactacaatttattttattttgttactagttatgtgaaaaaaaaaaatatttttttttcataaatattaaatattttaacattaaaaagtaaccgatctaaTCCGCACttttgcagattggattggattggatttgagctattgtgcggatCGGATGCACTATAAGaaaaatagtgcggattggattggatgaacacccctagtttagaggcagtttttttttttaaaaaaaaaaatcaattccttataatttaatatataattacttATGTATGGATGGGAAcaactaacaaataaaatattaaaatatttataagtacttaattatttagttgTATCTATTTTACCAAAAATTCTCATATTTAATTGGTTAAAATCATAAATTTCCAACTTCTTAGATGCATGGTAGGTTTTATGTCCATTCTTAAACCTTatcaaacaataataaatataattgatcTTTAATTAGTTTGACTAATTAAATCAATAGTTTATAACCTAACTTCTATAACAAGTTGGCAAATttcaactcaaaaaaaaaaaaaggattaaacttaaaattttcatttttttttctttaacctTTCTTTTTTTCCACTACTAATAATCTACACAATTATTTGAAGCAACTAATCTATTTTTGTATAAGGAAACATCCAAGTAATTCCCAAATGACATGGTAGTCGATATAATCCGATCCCGCCAACCACTGCGGCCGCCGCCACCACAACCACCGTCATCATCGTCGTCCTTCTCTTCGCCTTTACTTTCAATCACTTTCTCATCTTGATCAGGTGGTGCAATGTACACAAATGGCACATAAAACCAATCATCTAACCCTAAAAGAGGTTCCAATGTAGCTACAACATCAGTCATACTGGGCCGGAAATTGGGCCTGCGACTCAAACACTTGTAGGCCAATGCACAGGTCCTTTGGGCCCCCTTGGCTGAAAACTGGCCTTCAAGTTTTGGGTCCATAATCTTGTAAAGCTTTCTTGGGTCTTTTAGAAAAGGCCTGGCCCAATCTACTAAGTTCTGTTCTCTATTGGGCCTATTCCTATCTATTGACCTTTTGCCTGTTAAAAGTTCTAATAGAACTACTCCATACCCATATACATCACTCTTTGTAGTCAAATGACCTGTATTTATACAAGTTTGAATTGGGTTAGTGAAGTTTTatttaacaaataataattttgagatagtagtaatattttattgtaACAAGAATAATTTTGAGAATACTACcttgcattttaaaaaatatatttatatataagagtTTTGTCCCACTCCATAAGGACAATTTATAATTTCGGCATTTGAAGAAATTATAAcctaattttatagtgaaaattacacattttatgttttttttatacaaTTGGTGGACAAATATGGCTTATTTTTTCTTAACAAAAGTTATTTTattggaaaataaaaaattcaaaaatattagaaaaacaGTATAAAATAATTGATTACTCCTTTAGTTATCAtaccttaaactatatttttttaacttttttaatttttcatacaagatatttcttttaaaaaatatattatatttttgaaaaatttacaaataaataaataaataaattttttcttaGTATACATTATATCTATAGTAACCATCTCACTCACTCattcgtatatatatattttttttttttgaacaatttaTGATACAAAAccaaaattcaaataatcaattGCATTCACATAAAAATACGATCATATGTGCAActgaatatttaaattatatttttatgtgcTATAAATAGAGATGTGTTTACccataaaaaaaatctttactATTAAATTTTTAGGTTATTAGCCGCAAAACTtgtttatgttttgattttttacatttaaccttcttcttttttttgtgTGCAGCAAAActtctttatatttatttttctttacaaaTGTAAAATGTCAATTGGATATTACTGTTAAATACCAACTAAATTATTAGTGTATTGATTTCGAAgttttacttttatatatacACAGATGTACACAGtaattattcaatttatatttaacggtaatatttaactgacgcctcaaaattacaaaacaaaaaataatcatatatatagtatttCACCGCTAATTAGTctaaatttttctatatttatatatagatcaAAATTGATGAACTATATACCAGTCATGATGTATTCAGGAGCAGCATATCCTTTAGTGCCTACTATATGTGTAGTACTAACATGTGTATCTTCTCCTTCTGGCCCATCTTTTGCTAATCCAAAATCTGAAAGTTTTGCTGTATAGTCCTGAAATTatcaattattaaaaaaatatattactaaTTTTTGTACATGTTTTTTAAtgcattgaaaaataataataataaaaaaacttacagaATCTAATAAAatgtttgaagttttgaaatCTCTAAAGATGACAGGTTGATCTGTTTCATGAAGAAAAGCTAGGCCTTTGGCTGCTCCATGAGCTATTTTCATTCTAGTTGACCATGGCATAGTAGTAGAGTACCCTGAAAATTTGAAcaaaaattatgttataaaatgataaaattaaattaaaataataatgggttttaatataaatataaaataataattaaattggtatgatttttaaaatttagggaCTATAttgaaatatttctttttctagGGATTTGATtgcaaaaaaatttaatgataagGGTATTTATGTTAAAAActtatagtaataataatagcaAAACAAGTGATGAATAATTACTCCCTTATGAAGAGATGATATTCTATGCATGCAATAATAATTAAGctgttataatttttaaaatttatggaCTATATTGGAAGAAAAGATTATAGGGACCATATTGCTAAACAATTTAAACAACAAGGGTATTTATgctaaaaaaaactttataataATTGCAAAAATAAGTGATGAATAATTGTATACTCACTTCTGAAGAGTTGATCTTCTAAGCTTTTTCTTGGCATGTAATCATACACAAGAAGCCTATGTTCTTCTTCACAACAATATCCAATCAATTTAACAAGATTTTGATGCCTTAGTTGCCCAAGAAAGATAATTTCAGCctagaattgaaaaaatatatatatatcaaataatatttacacataattaaataaattaatactattttatttatttatttaattttcatttttaacaTAATGCAATTTGAGGTAAAAAGGACTATACTAACCAGCCATTCTCTATATCCTTGCAATCCATCCAAGTCTAGTAGTTTAACAGCAACAGATTGAGGCTCCAAACCATGCTTAAACTTTTCGCCGAAAAAACCTTTGTAGACAGGTCCAAAACCACCTTCCCCGAGCAAATTGCTCCACGAAAAATTATTAGTTATGTCTCTCAACTCAGCCAATGAAAAAACATGAAGATTTGAGCTAATGAGAGAATTCGATAAATCATCAGCCAACATAGGCGAGTTTGGATCActtaaatctgaaaaagatagcCTTTGGAAAGAAGATTTCTTCGAAACCTCTCTTGTATTAGATTCTGCCTTATTGTTGTATTTACCCTTTGAACAACTAGGGATTATGCAATTCCATGCCATCTtcttcttgttgttgttttttcttctaattctcTCTATACAAAAATTCTTACTCTTCAAATTTTTGTGTCacatttaaagaaaaataaatagaagaatataaaaaaaataataaaaaccctAGATGAAGAGATGGTGAAATGGTTGAGATATGTGgcttatatttaattacttatatTTGAAGGCTTAGATTAGACCTCATTCAAatcataacatatataaatagtaCTACTTTTCCTTCCACCAACTACTCTTTTTGTACTTATAtgcaaataaataattaattaatttatatataatatcttagtttaatttttttatagtaacaatatatatttttttcaatcacAAAACTTTAGTTAAGAGTACTTGTCATTTATGTTAGAATGTTGAATAGAGTGGCCTACTTCTTGACTTCTTCCTTCtgtctaataattaattaattaattaattaataatttaattataacctcttaaaatcacattttattttcttataaaatatttctttCTGAGTTGGTAATCGATTGTGTAAAGCAATTTGATTGAAATGTTGAAAGGTCAAAATCAATACATTGCCAAACCAAACTATAGtacaaaatcaaaatattattcttTTGGAATTCTAGATGTGTAGTACGCAATCAAATGACCTTATATATACAACAAAACCTTCTagatgattttatttttatgtttttttttttttgaataattataatttatttgtatgattaaaaaattaattatgcattacTTGTGTTTTTGTATATTAAAAGttagtttttatatttatttttggctTGTTTGTctcaaatattatatattttttgatgtaaacacgtttttatttttgatgacttaaattatttatattaattatttggtaaaatagttttttattacTAGAAAGTAATTACATTAGTACAAAACTCAATAATAATCTACTAAAAATAACGTATCACAAATAAGTATATCGAATAATAACTTTTCGAGGCACCAAACCCTTCGATCTTAACGTATtgattgattttttatttttattttttactttacgtaatagtttttataaatttatgtacTTATAATAAAATGGTCTTTTAGATATGATCGATATAAgttaaaaataatcaatatttcatttgaaaattattgtgaaaaatattatatttaaattatctattttcactcaaaaaattaaattaggacTACTTTGACAAATAAActtttattgtattttatttatttattgtggcaaagtaaacttttattttaaaatatctcaaaacttatGTTGTGGATAGTTTACATATCATACAAATATTGtcacactaaaaaaaataatggatGAAAACGTGTTAAAATCATGTATATAgaagataaatataaatattaaaagatattaatagtatttacaattttttaaagtGTCATATCTTATTAATGCAATGAAGTATCAAgttctatataatttaatgtaataatttttaaaaaatatcactaatTAATATTGCAAGGTGTTACCTCTAAGTAGTACTAGATACCACTAATACTGAATAacaattttctatatatataaacttagaCTCTCATGCATTTTACACTAATTAATAATGGTGTAAAATTCTAAAAAGAAAGAGTGACACATTGAagataatgatatatatataaataatttagtcAAAGTGACACATTAATTAGTGACTTGTTACAACACATATTGTCTATTGTTTTTTTCAAATAGGGAAATTTACTCCCAATACAACTTACCAAAACAGTCCACTCATTTTTTGTACAAGGAAATAACTAAATTTGATTTGGTGACTAATATACTTTGttcttttggttttgttttttaaataattgaaataaaTTAGATAGTTATGTTTACACCACAAATTAGTATAAAGGTACAGGTGTACACTTCTATTTTGTagtacaattatttaaaaaaaatatatataaataaataaataaaattaaaattgagtCTTTGTAATTATTACATGATCATTAGAACAATACTAGGAtgaaatttttcatagaatttaaCATAGTaagcttattatatatattttagggtaaatatcattttagatcctgtattttgtaaaagttactaattggaccttctattttgttaaataataaaatggactctgtattttctaaaatggtacaaataggaccctgaactgatttttttgtcaaaataaaatttaataataatttaatctaaaggtgttatgacaaaattatttatattttcgtGTTAAgaattatcttcaagttggttatattaaaaaaaaaattgtcaaaaattaaactcagattcctatttttactattttggataatacagggtctattttgtcatttaacaaaacagagggtccaatcagtaatttttacaaaacacaaggtccaaaatagtatttaccctatattTTATACTTCTATATGTGAGATTgtgttaatattaattttttaagtaaaagatcaaattcttttttttaaaaaaaaaaaaaaaaattacctcatatactgttttttaacttttttttcaaattaactgTTTGAGTTTTTAAACTGGTTTCTCCGGTGGTTTCTATGAGGGTTGTTATACGATTTTTTATTGCGATTTAGGTTacaacgctagttgcaataggaatttttatgtagaattccgtaaaaatataaaaaaaaaaaaaaaaaaagctgttttaaagtgtaaaaataaaaaaggcctaaaaaaaaattaactcccatatttttttattaaaaaaggtgtataattttgtaatacatctaattttttttaaaaaggaaCACAATTCAAAAACATACATAGaagtatataattataaatattttttttttttgctatttataaataaagtaagttaatatatgaatataaaaagaacaacATGATTAGTAATTTCCACGTTTATTCTAAAATGCCCTAATTgtaagttttttgttttttttttttttttttgaagggacCACAATTGTAAGTTTAGACtgtgaaaaagtaaaaaaatatatattttttttaaaaaaaagtgaagAGTGGTCAAGAATCTAGAGAGATTTACTATTTATAGGACTTGATATTATTTCTCTTTGGATATATGAATAATATTATTgtgtgaaaatattaattttgtcaaaAGAAAGTCAAAAGGGAAGGGTGAACAAATCAATCTACTCACAACTACCTTACTCATTATCTCTATTTGTGATGGAATTTTTACCAAACACCACATATGTATCCATGCATATGAAAGCAACTCTCTTAATTAAGAGAATAGTAATTtacaatattataatttaatttttaattacagataaagatttaaatttaattttttatagtgaTAATTAATACCTAATTATATTTCTAGAACTTCtgaagatacttaattattaagtGTCAAGTTAATAGACATGTGACAGTCTCAATTGGTCcacatcattaaatttttattttatatttaaaatttaattaaatatactaataagaaaatgacacgtaAATAATAACGTTACACTTAACAGTTAAGTAtttattaggggtgttcatccgatccaatctgcacttttttggtcaaacatccaatccgcactaagtgcggatttcatattttggatccaatccgatccgcataagagtttaaatccaatccaatccaatccgcaatagtgcggattggatcggttatttttttaataataaattatttaatatttcataaaaaaaaattaaataaagattattgtttcttaatctccaataataatctattttcatctctatatatacaaattaaaccaacatacatatatatcaatatatatatacttatctttagatttacactaaaatatatatatgtacgtaattactaaaataaataagctagtataaatatatttaaactttatgtgtacgtgtctatgtgaataagaattattcttcttgtgttttttattacaaaataaataaaatgcaccaactcaatatattactaaaaaagattaaaaaattagaagtttgtatctttttttaattaatatatattacatattataattttttaaaaatatatataattaagtgcggattggattggatcggttactttttgaggtcaaacaacatccaatccgcacaagtgcggattttagatttttcaatcaaatccaatccgcacaagtgcggatatccgcattttgcagattggattggattggatcgtgcggattggattggatcggatactttgtgagCACCCCTAGTACTTATGgaagttacaaaaatataatttaagtattattactatAAAAAATTAGACTTAAATATTTACCTGTAGCTGaaagttaaacttaaatatttacacCGCACATTACTTTTCAGAAAATTAAATCACTATAACACTATTTTAAATCACTTGATATATAATACAATTCCATCTCTATTCTTTTACTTATTGATATAATTTAAGTTCCCTTAAATTATAAGTTATAATTAGATCTCTAAAATATTACCTTATGAGTTTTTATTTACacgaattaataattaattatctcTTAAATTATTGTCGAATTTTATTCCTTTCAAGAGTGGAATCGGGAAGATTAGGGTCGATCCATTTGATAAATTATGGCTTGAATCTATAGATTCATGACATTTTGTTTTTCATttgataattttcaattttttttaatatatataaataaaccaTGATCAAAATACCTTTAATTATGCCTAATTAGGtattaaaaaacataataagcTAATCACGGGAAGATATTATCCCTAACTTGAGATTGAACACCAAATGACTTGTGGTCAATATATAACTTAGGTCGGTTTTTGTGGTAAGAGTAGAGTGAggtttaaatataataataataacttttgaaaatttaggacTTCACATTAGGATTAATTAGTTTAACAACTAAGAGGTTTAGAATTTAAATTCTAACCTCATTTTTTTATTGAGctccaatttttatttttccctAAGACCTAAATTTTCGGTGCTaactagaataaaaaaaaaatagagggaatacaaatcaaaattaatttaaataaaaagtaacaaaTCACTAGAATATAAATGTcaaaatatatatcaattaacaactaaattgaaaatatttgtattaaactttaaaataaaataaagtatgaaataaaaaatagaacggGCAAACCCTTCTAGACTTCAATTGGGTCCACTAATACTTTAGGGCATCTCCAATACAAGACCACTTTTAATGTTgccttaaaattttaaatattatatctaataaaaaaaacaagataaataaaaataattaaaaaaattaaccaaCATTGCTTATATTAAGCTATTCTCTTTGTTGAAAAGTCAATTAATTGGGACTCATTTATCAATGATCAACCTTTAAACTATTTTTGCGATTAATAACATCAACATAATTATTCATTGAAAAAATGCCCTAGCTAGCATCTAAGCATGCTTGACTCTAAGCATAAACAGGTTAAGTTTGTGCTTAGGGCCCACGCCCACATAGTCTAAGGGCCCGAAATTTTAGGATCAACGTTGTTTTCAAGCTCCAATATATTAGAGCTTCTTGCCTATATAGAGTTGTGTAAAGAACTTGAGTTAGTATCATGTGGGCCATGGAAGGAAAGAGGCATAGAGACTATATAGGCTATATAGCTCTAGAATCATCATCAAGAATTAGCtattttgttgaaaatatatatatatagagagaaaaaCCATATGATATAtggtgtgtgtatatatttatatatatatgtaactaTGCATGTATTATGAAATTCAAATTTTGTAGAGTTAGGTAAACAAAGGGAGGGTTTTCGTTGTCATGCATCTTACGTTATACACATGCATATGCTTATAATGCTTTCAAATTTgtctatttatatattaattattaaacaattattattatcattactaTTTGAGATTAATTAAGTAAACCGCCAGCCCATCTGGGTCTCTGACACGTGTCATTGTCTTCGGCAGCCTCTTAGTtgctattattattaattaagtaattattaaaaaatataagcaGCCTACTTGCTTGTTGTGTATATAGCTAACAATGtcatttgaaataaaataaataaataaaacatgtcATTTGACTATTGATCCAATAATTACAATTTCACAACCTCTTATTATTAGCTCCAAATTTCTCATCTACAATTTTCTTTACTTTTATAAACTCCAAATCATATAACATTGATAAATAGctgtataattatttaagattttgaatttatAATAAGCGACAAGAGTACACTActataaaattgattttttttttatcggtTTAAATTAATCGTGTAAAGTATTTTAGTCAATTTCTAAGATAGACGCCTATTCAATCGTCGAGAAAACTAGGTAGAATAGACGACAGTAAAAAACTGTCGATAAAACTTTTCTTCCACTGTGTAAAATCATCAGGAATACTAAGCAGTATAGCCGACTATTTAAAATCGTCGCCCGACTGTTTTAAACAGTCACCACCACCAAAGATTAACCTAAAATGGTGTTCACTAGCAACATTAATGAATCAAAATTCAAGTTTCCAACTCTTGTTGACCCTTTACGGCCGTTAATGGGCCTCAACTAGCCCTATATTGTGTTTATAGTACGTGAGCCCACTAGCTACATCAAACTATTTTCTACAtagcaaaaataaataattaaagggAGAATTACATAAATTgttatttttgataaaatgttACATTTTTACCTTCcaagtttttttctttatatttttacggtattctataaaagcacaaaaaaaaaattagataataggaaaacaatattaaaacaacataaaaaataatatacaaataacaaaaaactaacaacaaaataacaagaaTACAACATTAAAGTAAATCAAAAACTATATTTTaggtaaataaaatcttaaaacaataaaaatatttaaaattctgtaccACCGTAttattataacttttttttaattgtttttgtattttattttgaaatattcccataaataaatgagaaattttatttacaccccaaaaatTTCTAAGTAcaccccattttaataatttttattttatataaaatttatatcttgtactaagtatttttaacttttttctttcaatttatattcttaaaaaatatacctatcaaacaaaattaaattatattttaaaattatgatagaaaattaaaataaaaaattatatgagatttccttagaaaaaaataaaaaaattatatacatgagttagaaaaaattatgaaaaataaatgaaaataagtattaaaattaacataaaataatgtgaggaaaaattttaaaaaaagtattaagagtaattttaaaaattatttaagtttatatttttttttttaataatggggtgtatgtataattttatgGGGTGCAAATATAACTCctctaaataaataataggccTCAATTTCAAGTTTCCAACTCTTGTTATCCCTTTAAGGGCCGTTAATGGGCCTCCATTAGCCGTATATTGTGTTAATAGTATATGAACCCACTAACTAATATGACATATTTAGCCCATTTCCATTGATAAAAGTCAACTTTTCTACattaacacaaaaaaaaaaaaaaaaaaaaagaagaaaaaaaaagaaggaagTAACAAA
This window harbors:
- the LOC115706035 gene encoding serine/threonine-protein kinase RIPK, which encodes MAWNCIIPSCSKGKYNNKAESNTREVSKKSSFQRLSFSDLSDPNSPMLADDLSNSLISSNLHVFSLAELRDITNNFSWSNLLGEGGFGPVYKGFFGEKFKHGLEPQSVAVKLLDLDGLQGYREWLAEIIFLGQLRHQNLVKLIGYCCEEEHRLLVYDYMPRKSLEDQLFRRYSTTMPWSTRMKIAHGAAKGLAFLHETDQPVIFRDFKTSNILLDSDYTAKLSDFGLAKDGPEGEDTHVSTTHIVGTKGYAAPEYIMTGHLTTKSDVYGYGVVLLELLTGKRSIDRNRPNREQNLVDWARPFLKDPRKLYKIMDPKLEGQFSAKGAQRTCALAYKCLSRRPNFRPSMTDVVATLEPLLGLDDWFYVPFVYIAPPDQDEKVIESKGEEKDDDDDGGCGGGGRSGWRDRIISTTMSFGNYLDVSLYKNRLVASNNCVDY